The Bubalus kerabau isolate K-KA32 ecotype Philippines breed swamp buffalo chromosome X, PCC_UOA_SB_1v2, whole genome shotgun sequence genome has a segment encoding these proteins:
- the NAP1L3 gene encoding LOW QUALITY PROTEIN: nucleosome assembly protein 1-like 3 (The sequence of the model RefSeq protein was modified relative to this genomic sequence to represent the inferred CDS: inserted 4 bases in 3 codons; deleted 2 bases in 1 codon; substituted 2 bases at 2 genomic stop codons), whose translation MAEADPNRVSEPAAQGWMXEMVAISSSDXGDESDSSSSSSSSSCRSSSGRSPFYRSISVPGPSRSVRWAPSGRSFLDQLPRAVRNRVQALRNVQDKCDKVDALFLKAIHDLERKYAELNRPMYNRRFQIINAEYEPTEEECEWNLEDEVFSSDEEMQEDXSEMPALEGEEEEDPGSKTEVKGEEYVTPKENSEANTEEKAESKDALEARPEVKDPKEALQTKAEDKGQIKAAEAKARTPGKEAPKRVPEVTPKERALKRARKGEPKREDPKGIPDYXLAVFKNVDKLGPMIQKYDEPILNFLSDVSLTFSKPIRPVSYTFEFCFLPNPYFKNEVLTKRYIIKSKPDSNDPFFSWGWEIQDCKGCTIDWRRGKDVTVTTTQSHTAATGQVETQPRVVPNAEFFNIFSPPEIPTIGKLEPQEDAILDEDFEIGQTLHDNVILKSIYYYTGEVNGTYDFGKDYGNRKXQKYKRLHERIFRNLKFQAEVKQVYIALKKPAL comes from the exons ATGGCAGAAGCGGATCCTAACAGGGTCTCGGAACCTGCCGCCCAGGGGTGGA GAGAGATGGTAGCTATCTCGTCTAGCG CTGGGGACGAATCTGACAGCAGCAGTtctagcagcagcagtagttgcAGAAGCAGCAGTGGCCGCAGCCCCTTCTATAGAAGTATAAGTGTACCTGGGCCCTCCAGAAGTGTGCGGTGGGCTCCGTCAGGTAGAAGTTTCTTGGATCAGCTGCCTCGGGCAGTTAGAAATCGTGTGCAGGCTCTCAGAAATGTTCAAGACAAATGTGACAAGGTAGACGCCCTATTCTTAAAGGCAATTCACGATCTCGAACGAAAATATGCCGAACTCAATAGGCCTATGTACAACCGGCGATTTCAAATCATCAACGCAGAATATGAGCCCACGGAAGAAGAATGTGAATGGAATTTGGAGGATGAGGTGTTCAGCAGCGATGAAGAGATGCAGGAAGA TAGTGAGATGCCTGCTTTAGAGGGtgaggaagaagaggat cCTGGAAGCAAAACTGAGGTCAAGGGTGAAGAATATGTAACACCAAAAGAAAATTCCGAAGCGAATACTGAAGAAAAAGCAGAATCCAAAGATGCTCTTGAGGCCAGGCCTGAAGTAAAAGATCCAAAAGAAGCCCTCCAGACAAAGGCAGAAGATAAAGGGCAGATTAAAGCAGCAGAGGCTAAGGCGAGGACTCCAGGAAAAGAGGCACCAAAAAGAGTTCCTGAGGTCACGCCTAAAGAAAGAGCTCTTAAAAGAGCTCGCAAAGGAGAGCCTAAAAGAGAAGATCCTAAAGGCATTCCCGACTATTGACTGGCTGTGTTCAAGAATGTTGACAAGCTGGGGCCCATGATTCAGAAGTATGATGAGCCCATTCTGAACTTCCTGTCTGATGTTAGCCTGACGTTTTCAAAACCCATTAGGCCTGTAAGTTACACATTTGAATTTTGCTTTCTACCCAATCCATACTTCAAGAATGAGGTGCTAACCAAGAGATATATAATAAAGTCAAAGCCAGATAGCAATGATCCCTTCTTCTCTTGGggctgggaaatccaagattGCAAAGGCTGTACGATAGATTGGAGAAGAGGAAAGGATGTCACAGTGACAAccacccaaagtcacacagcagctACTGGACAAGTTGAAACCCAGCCAAGAGTGGTTCCTAATGCAGAATTCTTCAATATCTTTAGCCCTCCTGAGATTCCTACTATCGGAAAGCTTGAACCACAAGAAGATGCAATCCTTGATGAAGATTTTGAAATTGGTCAAACTTTACATGATAACGTCATCCTGAAATCAATCTATTACTATACAGGAGAAGTCAACGGTACCTATGATTTTGGTAAAGATTATGGAAAcaggaaataacaaaaatataagagGCTGCATGAAAGAATTTTCAGGAATCTCAAATTTCAAGCAGAAGTGAAACAGGTTTATATAGCCTTGAAAAAACCTGCCCTGTAA